A single window of Rhipicephalus microplus isolate Deutch F79 chromosome 5, USDA_Rmic, whole genome shotgun sequence DNA harbors:
- the LOC142817544 gene encoding solute carrier family 41 member 1-like, protein MWIVLARRNTVSREVLRVGWLPIIIALTVSSFGGYILDYAVFAYPPIALHLSAVNALGGNLAAVFCCSLSSYLNRVTPLGDIPFGEHVCVGPLQMYYQGGEMANVAYVLIGVVVPGQTLFGQTLSRILCFGKVSMTITFFAVYCGASLGQVLVLLYLARLIVYHLWNWGVDPDNAAIPCLTGCGDFLGTGFFTLAYALLYYMGDESAVQEEELHSYVPVTTHLTAHTSSSTPSYGNSTLS, encoded by the exons ATGTGGATAGTTCTGGCCCGACGCAACACCGTCTCCCGGGAAGTGCTGCGCGTCGGGTGGCTGCCAATTATTATCGCACTCACGGTCTCGAG CTTCGGTGGGTACATCCTGGATTACGCAGTCTTCGCTTATCCGCCAATTGCCCTGCACCTGTCTGCAGTAAATG CGCTGGGCGGCAACCTGGCGGCCGTCTTCTGCTGCAGCTTGTCCAGTTACCTGAACCGGGTGACGCCTCTGGGAGACATACCATTCGGGGAACACGTCTGCGTGGGGCCCCTACAGATGTACTACCAGGGTGGGGAGATGGCCAACGTGGCCTATGTGCTCATCGGCGTCGTGGTTCCCGGCCAGACGCTGTTCGGCCAGACGCTCTCTAGGATTCTGTGCTTCGGCAAGGTCTCCATGACCATCACCTTCTTCGCAGTGTACTGTGGTGCATCGCTAGGGCAG GTGCTGGTATTGCTGTACCTGGCGCGCCTCATCGTGTACCACCTCTGGAACTGGGGTGTCGACCCGGACAACGCGGCCATCCCCTGCCTGACGGGCTGCGGTGACTTCCTTGGCACGGGATTTTTCACCCTGGCCTACGCGTTGCTCTACTACATGGGCGACGAATCGGCCGTTCAAGAAGAAGAGCTGCACTCCTACGTGCCCGTGACCACTCATCTCACTGCGCATACGTCGTCTTCTACGCCAAGTTACGGGAATTCTACCTTGTCCTAG